The genomic window CGCGGCTTGGCCGCCGCCCTTAATACGGGATTGGATTACATCCTAGAACATTGCGGCGACAACGACCTCGTCATTATGATGGATGCCGACAACACCCACTCGCCCAAGTATATTCCCGCCATCGCCGAGCGGTTGGAAACCGGCTGCGACATCGTCGCCGCTTCGCGTTATGCTCCCGGCGGGAAAGAGTGGGGCGTTAGTTTCTTTCGAAAACTATTAAGTCATGGCGCGAGACGAATGTACCGCTTTTTCTTCCCTCAAGTTCCCTTGCGCGATTTTTCTTGCGGCTATCGCGGCTTCCGCGCATCGACGCTGCGGAAAACGAAGGCAGCTTGGGGAGAACGCCTCTTCGAAGCGCCGGGATTCAGTTGCACGGGCGAATTGCTGCTCAA from Candidatus Omnitrophota bacterium includes these protein-coding regions:
- a CDS encoding glycosyltransferase family 2 protein; its protein translation is MIYLLLPAYNEAENIVPLLHSASAVAREANISLQTVVVNDGSEDATGERAQSCPCSAHAAIVLEHETNRGLAAALNTGLDYILEHCGDNDLVIMMDADNTHSPKYIPAIAERLETGCDIVAASRYAPGGKEWGVSFFRKLLSHGARRMYRFFFPQVPLRDFSCGYRGFRASTLRKTKAAWGERLFEAPGFSCTGELLLKALANTTLDRVTEIPFELHYECKGGRSKMPALRTVLGTLSLIWRARKWIGESARRPSSHSS